DNA from Paraburkholderia sp. ZP32-5:
CTTCGGCGTCCGCCGTGCCGGCCGGCGCTTCATCCCCGTCTTCATCTTCGTCTGTCACTGCGGCAACCGCTCCCACCGATGCGAACCTCGCCGCCGCCGAAGCGGTCACCGCACTTGCGCCGATCGTCGTGACCGCCGAACGCGGACCGCAAGCGCTCACCGATGCGATTCCGCAAACCGCGCAGTTCGATCAGCAGGACATCGCCGACACCACCGCGACCGATCTGCCAGGCCTGCTGCAACTCGCGCCCGGCGCGCAGATCACGCGCAACGGCGGCCCCGGTTCGAGCGCGAGCCTCTCGTTGCGCGGCGCGTCGGCGACGCAATCGCTAGTGTTGATCGACGGCGTGCGCGTCGATTCGGTGAGCCTCGGCAGCGCGCAGATCTCGCAGATTCCGCTCGATCAGGTCGATCATGTCGAAGTCGTCAACGGCAACGTGTCCGCGTTATACGGATCGGGCGCGATCGGCGGCGTCGTGCAGGTGTTCACGAAGGACGGCGGCGATCATCCGCCGCGTTTCAACTTTTCAGTCGGCTACGGCAGCTATCACACGCAGACGCAAACGCTCGGCGCCAACGGCGCGCTCGATCGGGATGGCCGCACGACCTTCAGCATCACACTCGCACGCACCAGGGACGATGGCTTTTCGTCGATCAACCCGAGCCAGGCGCCGGGCGCGAATCCGAATGCGAACGGCTATCTGAACGAGAGCATCTCGGCATCGCTGCGTCACAAGTTCAACGACAACTGGGATGCGGGCGTGCGCTATTTGCAGTCGAACGGCAACAATAGCTACGACAACGCGTATGGCGTGCCGACCGATCTGAACAACCTGTATAGCAAGGTGAGTCAGGTGTCGGTGTTCGCGAACGGCAGGCTGACCGACTGGTGGACCACGCACTTCACGGTCGCCCAGGGCGACGATCGGAGCGTGTCGAATACCAACGGCGTCTATAACGGCCGCTTCGATACCGACAGTCGTCAGTACACGTGGCAGAACGATTTCGCGCTCGCCGCGCATCAGAAGCTGCAGATCGGCTACGAACATCTGGACCAGAGCCTCGACTCCGATACGTTCGGCGCGCCCGAGCGTCATGTCGATTCGGTGTTCGCGGGCTATACCGCGAGGTTCGGCCGCAACCAGATTCAGGCCAATGTGCGGCGCGACCAGTATTCCGATTTCGGCGGAGCGAACAGTTACTATCTCGGCTACGGTTTCGACATCACGTCGCACTGGAAGGCAACCGCAAGCTATTCGGATGCGTTTCGCGCGCCGAGCTTCGACGATCTGTACTATCCGTTGAGCGGTAATCCATCGATCCAGCCGGAGCGCAGTCATTCCGTGGAAGCAGGCTTGCAGTACGCGTCGAATGCGCTCGGCGTGATGCGCTTGAACGCATTCCAGACGCGCTATACGAATCTGATCGACTACGTGCAGACGACTCCCGGCATCTATCTGCCCGAGAACGTCGGCCATGCGAAGGTGCAGGGGCTCGAGGGATCGTGGAGCGGTCATGTCGGCAAGACCGACGTGCGCGCGTCGCTGACGCTGCAAAACCCCGTCGATCTCGACAACGACGTCGACCTCGTGCGGCGCGCGCGACGCTTCGGCTCGCTCGCGATCAATCGCAGCATCGGCGTATGGCGCGTCGGTGGAGAGTGGATCGTCAGCGGTCCGAGCGTCGATAGCAACGGCAACCTCGGCGGCTACGGCGTCGTGAATCTGTCGGCGCGCTACAACATCACGAAGGCGTGGTGGGTCAGCGCGCAAATCCAGAACCTGTTGAACAAGGACTATGAAACGGCCTACTCGTACAACTCGCCGGGGCGCGGTGCGTATGTCACGCTCGGCTGGCAGCAGCAGTAATGCGCGCGCCGGTTCGGGCAAGCGCATGAGCGCACGCCGATGAACCAGGCGCCTGCTTCTTCGAGCACGCCGCCGCGCGCACCACTTCGCACGATGAGCGCGAAGCGCGCGGCCATGATCTGGCTCGGGCTCGCACTGGTCGCGCTGGTGGTGCTGATCGCGTCGCTCGCGCTCGGCAGCGTGCCGCTTGCGCCATCGCGCGTGCTTGCGGCATTGGCGCCGTCGCATGCATTCGATGGCGTGTACACCGGCGCGACGACCAACGATCTGGCCGGCGAAATCGTGCGCACACTGCGCTTGCCGCGCGCGCTCGCCGGCTTCGCATGCGGCGGTTTGCTCGCGCTCGCCGGCGCGTTGCTGCAAGTGTTGTTGCGCAATCCGTTGGCCGAACCGTATGTGCTCGGTGTGTCGGGCGGCGCGGCGAGCTTCGCGCTCGTCGCGATGATCGCGGGCGGCGCATGGTGGATCGTCGATGCGAGCGCGTTCGCCGGCGCGTTCGTGTCGATCCTGCTGGTGCTCGGGCTCGCGCGTCGCGAACTGTGGCGCGGCGAGCCGCAAGACACGTCGCCGCGCCTGCTGTTGACCGGTGCGGTGATCGCGGCGGGCTGGGGCGCGTTGATCACGCTGCTGCTCAATCTCGCGCCCGACAGCCGTCTGCGCGGCATGCTGTTCTGGTTGACCGGCGATCTCAACGGCGGCGCGTTGCCGTGGACCGCGCTGATCGCGCTGGCTCTCGCGCTGATCGCGATCGTGCCGGCCGCGCCGCGTCTGAATGTGCTGCTGCGTGGCGATGCGGCCGCCCAGGCGCTCGGTGTCGCGGTGATGCCACTGCGTTTGCGCGTCTATCTGGTCGCGTCGCTCGCGGCCGCCGCGGCGGTAACGACCGCGGGCACGATCGGCTTTGTCGGCCTCGTCGTGCCGCATATGCTGCGTCTCGCGTTCGGCAACGACCAGCGCATGCTGCTGCCGGCGGCCGTGCTCGGCGGCGGCGTCGCGGTGATGGGCGCGGACCTGATCGCGCGTACCGTGATCGCGCCCGCGCAATTGCCGGTCGGCGTGATCACGTCACTGGTCGGTGTGCCGGTGTTTCTGTGGATGCTGTTGAGGCGCCGCCGATGATGCAAAGCCACGACACCTCATCTCCTTCATGTTTGAGCGTGCAACGTCTGACGTTGCGCGCCGGTCCGCGCACGTTGCTCGATGCGTTCACGCACACGTTCAATGCGGGCGAAATCTGGTGTATCGCCGGGCCGAACGGCGCGGGCAAGACGACGCTGCTGTCGACGCTCGCGGGACTCGCGCGAGCCTCGGCGGGCCACGTCGAACTCGATGGCGTGCGGCTCGCCGACTGGCAGCCGGTGCCGCTCGCGCGGCGTCGTGCGTTGATGCCGCAAAGCGCGGCCGATGCGTTCAGCGCGAACGTGTTCGACATCGTGCTGCTGAACCGCTTTCCGCATCTGAGCGACTGGGGCTGGGATGGCGACGACGACCGGGAGATTGCGCACGCGGCGCTCGAACGGCTCGGCCTCGCGCAATTCGCCGCGCGCGACGTGTTGTCGCTATCGGGCGGCGAGCGGCAACGTGTCGCGCTGGCGGCCGTGCTGTGTCAGGACGCGCCGCTGCTGCTGCTCGACGAACCGTTGTCGCATCTCGACTTGCATCATCAGATCGACTGTCTCGAAGCGCTCGTCGAGTGGACGCATGAGCCAGGCCGCGGCACGGCTCGCAGCGTACTGTTTTCGTGCCATGACCTGAACCTCGCGCGCCGCTTCGCGACGCACGCGCTATTGCTCGACGGCGAGGGCGGCGCGCATGCGGGCCCGGTGCGCGACGTGCTGACGCCCGCATTGACGAGCCGCGCGTTCGGCTATCCGCTGATTCTGATTCGCGACGGCGAGCACGAGGCGCTGATTCCCGCGCCGCGTGCGCGTGCACATGATGAATCGCCGACCGGTCATGACCGCGCGTCAGGCTGACCGCTTATTGCGACATTCTCTTTAGTTCTCTCTGGTTCTCTTTCCCGACTACGTCCATGACTTTCTTTCCACGTCCGGCCGGTTTGCCCGAAGTCGTGCCCGTCGATCAGACGCTGCGCGCCGAGTTGCAACGGATCATCGATACGCGCACTAAACCTCCGGGCAGCCTCGGCCGGCTCGAAACGCTCGCGTTGCAGATGGCCCTGATCCAACGCAGCACGCATCCGACCGTGCAGCGGCCCGCGATGATCGTGTTCGCCGGCGATCACGGCATCGCTGCTGAAGGGGTGAGCCCGTATCCGCAAGCGGTGACCGCGCAGATGGTCGCGAACTTCATCGCGGGCGGCGCGGCGATCAATGCGCTGAGCCGCGTCGCCGGTCTCGAACTCGAAGTGGTCAACGCGGGTGTCGCGACGCCGGTGCCGTCGAGCACCGGACTCGTCGACATTCCGATTGCGGGTGGCACGCGCAACTTCGCGCACGAAGCGGCGATGACGCACGACCAGGCACTCGCCGCGATGCAGGCAGGCGCCGAGCGCGTGCGTCATCACGCGGCGCTCGGCACCAACGTGATCGGCTTCGGCGAGATGGGTATTGCGAATACATCAGCGGCCGCGTGTCTGATGAGCCGGCTGTGCGATGTGCCGATCGACGAATGCGTCGGCCGCGGCACCGGTCTCGACGACGCCGGGCTTGCGAAAAAACGCACTGTGCTCGCCGCCGCGCTCGCGCGTCACGCGGATGTCCGCGCGCCGCTCGATGTCCTCGCGACATTCGGCGGCTTCGAAATCGCGATGATCGCGGGTGCGTATCTGGCTGCCGCCGAAGCGCGCATGACGATTCTCGTCGACGGCTTTATCGCGAGTTCGGCGCTGCTGGTCGCCGATGCGTTGTCGCCCGAGTTGCGCGAGTACTGCGTGTTCGCGCATGCATCGAATGAGACGGGCCATCGCCGGATGCTCGATCATTTTGGCGCGCAGCCGTTGCTGTCGCTCGATCTGCGGCTCGGCGAAGGCACGGGCGCGGCGCTGGCGGTGCCACTGCTGCGCGCGGCGACGGCCTTTGTCAACGAGATGGCGAGCTTCGACTCGGCGGGCGTCGCGGATCGCGACGCCTGATGCGTATGACGACACGCGCCGCGACGGCCTTTTTCGCTCCCAACCTGGATCCGGCCCGCTTATGAACCCGCTCGCGGAACTGCGCTATTTCTTCACCGCGCTCGGTTATTTCACGCGCGTGCCGGTGCCGCGCTGGGTCGGCTACGAGCCGCACTATCTGAACGCGGCGGCACGCTATTTTCCGCTGGTCGGCGTGCTGATCGGTGGCCTCAGCGCGCTCGTCTATCTCGCCGCGCTGCGGGTGTTTCCGGCCGGCGTCGCGGTGCTGCTGTCGATGGCCGCGTCTCTGCTCGTGACCGGTGCATTCCACGAGGACGGTCTGGCCGATTGCGTCGATGCGTTCGGTGGCGCCTATACGCGTGATGATGCGTTACGCATCATGCACGACTCGCGCATCGGTGCATTCGGCGCCATCGCGCTCGTGATCGCGTTGACGATGAAGTGGCAAACGCTCGCGGCATTGCCGCCGTTGCGCGCTGCAAGTCTGATGATTGCGGCGCACGGTGCGAGCCGCGCATGCGCAATCAGCTATCTGGCCACGCTTGACTACGTGCGCGCGGAAGGCAAGGCGAAGCCGGTCGCGCAGCGACTGTCCGGGCCCGCGCTGCTGTGCGCGGCGCTATTCGGTCTGCCGTGGCTGTTGTGGCCGAACGGCCCCGGCGCGCCGGCCTGGCGCTTCGCGGCGCTCGCCTGCGCGGTGCTGCTCGTGCTGCGCTTCGCGATCGGACGTTACTTCGTCAGACGCATTGGCGGTTATACCGGCGATTGCCTCGGCTTCGCGCAACAGATTTTCGAATTGAGCATCTACCTGGTGGGGCTCGCATGGATATCGTCCTGATTCGTCATCCCGCTGTCGCGCTCGATGCGGGCGTCTGTTATGGCCACGCCGATGTCGCGTTGGCCGAAAACGCCGAGGTATCGTCGAACGCATTGGCGTTGCGGCTCGCGACATTGCAGGTGCCGGCGCCGCGCGTGCTGATCTCGAGTCCGCTCACGCGCTGCGCGGCGTTCGCGGCCGAGATCGCGAACGATTTCGGCTGCGTGGTCAGCCACGACGAAAGTCTGAAGGAAATGGATTTCGGCGACTGGGAGTCGCAGCGCTGGGACGCGATCGATCGCGCGCAACTCGACGACTGGGCCGCCAACTTCGAGCATGCGCGCGCGCACGGCGGCGAGAGCGTCGCGCAGTTCGTCGCGCGCGTGCACGCGTGGTTCGATGCGTTCGCGCAGACCCGCGAGTTATCGCCGGCCTATGTGGTCACGCATTCGGGCGTGATGCGCGCGATCGCGTCGTCGGTGCTCGAGGTGCCGCTTGCGCGTTGTCTGCAATGGTCGATCGATATGACGGGGATCATATGGTTGCGGCGCAATGACGACACGCAGCAATGGACACTGGTGCGCTGGAATGCGTGAGCGCGCGCCACGCTACGGATGATGACGGCGCGAGCGCGCGAGTTCCAGATCCTCGCATAGCTGCCGCGCGCCTTGCGCGAGACGTGGCGCGGGGCGGTTGATCAGATCGCCATCGATGGCGAACAGGTTGTTGTTCGCGACCGCAGCGAGGCCCGGCCACGCGCGCCATGTGTCGAGTTGCGGCAGCGCCGTGTCGGGCCGCGTCGCGCCGGGCGCGGCGGTGACGATCGCCTCCGGATTCGCGGCCAGCACCGCTTCGGTCGACACGGTCGGCACCAGCGGTTGAAGTCCCGCGAACACGTTGCGTCCGCCACATAGCGCGATCACGTCGCTGATCATGTGCTCGCCGTTGAGCGTCATCAATGGACGGTCCCAGACCTGGTAAAACACGCTGACGGGCGCGCGGTTCGAATACTGCGCGCGCAGATTCGCGATGTCCGCGCGATACGCGGCCGCCGCCGCATCCGCGGTGGCCGGCGTGCCGAGCAACTGGCCGAGCTTCGTCAGCGATACGGCGATGTCGTCGAGACGATGCGGCTCGCTGAAAAAGAGCGGGATGTGCAGCTCGCGCAATCGATCGAGCTGACGCTGCGCATTGCCATGGCGCCACACGACGATCAGATCGGGCTTCAACGCGACGATGCGTTCGAGGTCGAGCGCCTTGTTATCGCCGACGCGCGGCAACTGCTGCGCTTGCGGCGGATAGTCGCTGTATGACACCGCGCCGACCATTTTCGCGCCGCCGCCCGCGGCATAGAGCAACTCGGTCACATGCGGCGCGAGACTGATCACGCGTTGCGCGGGGGCGGCGAGCGTGACGGTCGCGCCAGTGTCGTCGGTGACGCTGATCGCGGCGTGCGCGCTCAGCGTGGCAATGACGAGCGATGCAGTGGCAACGAAGCGCAGCAGAGGGTGCGGGTTCACGGCGAAGCGGATCATCGGGCGGGGACGTGAGGGCGGTTTGCGAAACGTTGAGCGAAGCGGTTGTGAGGAACGAATGCCGCACTAAGCACGTTGATCCGTCGGCGTGGCATCGATCGCGCGCATGGCTTCTTGCAGTTGCTGTGCGAAGCGAGTCCATTCGGCCTCGGTGCCGGGCAAGCCGATACGCACGCTTGCCGATGGCACCGCAAGCGACGGCGCAAAGAGCCGCGTCCACACGCCGCGTTGCGCGAGCGCTTCGTGCAATGCGGCGGCGCGCGCGTCGTCGGTCCATGCGAACAGCGGTGTACCACGTGTGACGAAACCGTGCGCGCGCAATAGCTCGACGAGCCGCGCACTTTCATCGACGAGCCGCGCGCGCATGTGCACTTGCCACGCGGTATCGGCGAACGCGGCGCTGACCGCGTGTCGCGCGGGACCGCTGACGGTCCATGCGCCCAACGTGTCGCGCAAGCTTGCGAGCATCGCGGGCGCGGCCAGCACGAAGCCGGCGCGCACGCCGGCGAGGCCGAAGAATTTGCCCGGCGAGCGCAGCACGATCAGTCCATCACGATGCGTGTTCGCGGCCAGCGATGCGCCCGCGAGCACATCGGCGAACGCTTCGTCGACGAGCAGCGTGCCGCCGCGCTCGCGCAGCTGCGCATGCCAGCGCAGCAGTGTGTTCGCATCGATGTGCGCGGCGTTTGGATTGTTCGGGTTCACGATCGCCACGTGTGTCAGCGTGGCGGGCAGCGTGTCGGCGTGCACGTCGAGTGTTGCAACCTCGTGGCCGGCGCGCGCGAACGCGGGTGCGTATTCGCCGTACGTGAGCGGCGCGATGCCGACCGTCGCGCGCGGCAGCAGCGCGGGCAGCGCGCGAATCGCTGCCTGGCTGCCGGCGACCGGCAGCACGTGCGCGGCGTCGGGTGCGCCGTAGTAGAGCGCCGCGCGCGCGGCGAAGCCATCGCCTTCGTCCGGCAGACGGCGCCATGCATCGGCGGGAACCGGCGGCACCGGATAGCCGTGCGGATTGATGCCCGTCGACAGATCGAGCCACCGCGGGTACGGGATGCCGTAGCGCGTCGCCGCATCGTGCAGGTTGCCGCCGTGTGTGATCGGGCTGGCTGCTGCATCCGGCCGCGCATGCAGAGGATCGGTCAGACGCTCGTTCATCTGCTCATTCATCGGCTCAGCCATGAAACGGCACGCTCAACAACGCCAGCACGATCAACACGGCCAGCCACAGAATCACCGTCTTCTCGACCAGCACCAACGCGGCACCCACATGGCGGGTCTCGGCGGGATGGCCGAAGCCGAGCGTCGGCCGTTGTTCGAGCGCGCCGTGATACACGGCCGGGCCACCGACGAGCACGTTCAGGCTGCCCGCGCCGGCCGCTATCACCGGTCCCGCGTTCGGGCTGTCCCAGCGCGGCGCCTGTTCGCGCCAGCAGCGCCAGGCGGTCAGCGTGTCGCCGAGCAGCGCGTAGCTGGTGGCGGTCAGGCGCGCGGGAATCCAGTTCAGCACGTCATCGAGGCGGGCCGCGGCCCAGCCGAAGCGCAGATAGCGCGGCGTGCGATAACCCCACATCGCATCGAGCGTATTGGCGAGACGGAACGCGAGCGCGCCGG
Protein-coding regions in this window:
- the cobT gene encoding nicotinate-nucleotide--dimethylbenzimidazole phosphoribosyltransferase; protein product: MTFFPRPAGLPEVVPVDQTLRAELQRIIDTRTKPPGSLGRLETLALQMALIQRSTHPTVQRPAMIVFAGDHGIAAEGVSPYPQAVTAQMVANFIAGGAAINALSRVAGLELEVVNAGVATPVPSSTGLVDIPIAGGTRNFAHEAAMTHDQALAAMQAGAERVRHHAALGTNVIGFGEMGIANTSAAACLMSRLCDVPIDECVGRGTGLDDAGLAKKRTVLAAALARHADVRAPLDVLATFGGFEIAMIAGAYLAAAEARMTILVDGFIASSALLVADALSPELREYCVFAHASNETGHRRMLDHFGAQPLLSLDLRLGEGTGAALAVPLLRAATAFVNEMASFDSAGVADRDA
- a CDS encoding TonB-dependent receptor domain-containing protein gives rise to the protein MQSPIARAALLAFASLPLVVHAQSAEPAASASAVPAGASSPSSSSSVTAATAPTDANLAAAEAVTALAPIVVTAERGPQALTDAIPQTAQFDQQDIADTTATDLPGLLQLAPGAQITRNGGPGSSASLSLRGASATQSLVLIDGVRVDSVSLGSAQISQIPLDQVDHVEVVNGNVSALYGSGAIGGVVQVFTKDGGDHPPRFNFSVGYGSYHTQTQTLGANGALDRDGRTTFSITLARTRDDGFSSINPSQAPGANPNANGYLNESISASLRHKFNDNWDAGVRYLQSNGNNSYDNAYGVPTDLNNLYSKVSQVSVFANGRLTDWWTTHFTVAQGDDRSVSNTNGVYNGRFDTDSRQYTWQNDFALAAHQKLQIGYEHLDQSLDSDTFGAPERHVDSVFAGYTARFGRNQIQANVRRDQYSDFGGANSYYLGYGFDITSHWKATASYSDAFRAPSFDDLYYPLSGNPSIQPERSHSVEAGLQYASNALGVMRLNAFQTRYTNLIDYVQTTPGIYLPENVGHAKVQGLEGSWSGHVGKTDVRASLTLQNPVDLDNDVDLVRRARRFGSLAINRSIGVWRVGGEWIVSGPSVDSNGNLGGYGVVNLSARYNITKAWWVSAQIQNLLNKDYETAYSYNSPGRGAYVTLGWQQQ
- the cobC gene encoding alpha-ribazole phosphatase; its protein translation is MDIVLIRHPAVALDAGVCYGHADVALAENAEVSSNALALRLATLQVPAPRVLISSPLTRCAAFAAEIANDFGCVVSHDESLKEMDFGDWESQRWDAIDRAQLDDWAANFEHARAHGGESVAQFVARVHAWFDAFAQTRELSPAYVVTHSGVMRAIASSVLEVPLARCLQWSIDMTGIIWLRRNDDTQQWTLVRWNA
- a CDS encoding ABC transporter ATP-binding protein is translated as MMQSHDTSSPSCLSVQRLTLRAGPRTLLDAFTHTFNAGEIWCIAGPNGAGKTTLLSTLAGLARASAGHVELDGVRLADWQPVPLARRRALMPQSAADAFSANVFDIVLLNRFPHLSDWGWDGDDDREIAHAALERLGLAQFAARDVLSLSGGERQRVALAAVLCQDAPLLLLDEPLSHLDLHHQIDCLEALVEWTHEPGRGTARSVLFSCHDLNLARRFATHALLLDGEGGAHAGPVRDVLTPALTSRAFGYPLILIRDGEHEALIPAPRARAHDESPTGHDRASG
- a CDS encoding FecCD family ABC transporter permease, whose protein sequence is MNQAPASSSTPPRAPLRTMSAKRAAMIWLGLALVALVVLIASLALGSVPLAPSRVLAALAPSHAFDGVYTGATTNDLAGEIVRTLRLPRALAGFACGGLLALAGALLQVLLRNPLAEPYVLGVSGGAASFALVAMIAGGAWWIVDASAFAGAFVSILLVLGLARRELWRGEPQDTSPRLLLTGAVIAAGWGALITLLLNLAPDSRLRGMLFWLTGDLNGGALPWTALIALALALIAIVPAAPRLNVLLRGDAAAQALGVAVMPLRLRVYLVASLAAAAAVTTAGTIGFVGLVVPHMLRLAFGNDQRMLLPAAVLGGGVAVMGADLIARTVIAPAQLPVGVITSLVGVPVFLWMLLRRRR
- the cobD gene encoding threonine-phosphate decarboxylase CobD, with product MNERLTDPLHARPDAAASPITHGGNLHDAATRYGIPYPRWLDLSTGINPHGYPVPPVPADAWRRLPDEGDGFAARAALYYGAPDAAHVLPVAGSQAAIRALPALLPRATVGIAPLTYGEYAPAFARAGHEVATLDVHADTLPATLTHVAIVNPNNPNAAHIDANTLLRWHAQLRERGGTLLVDEAFADVLAGASLAANTHRDGLIVLRSPGKFFGLAGVRAGFVLAAPAMLASLRDTLGAWTVSGPARHAVSAAFADTAWQVHMRARLVDESARLVELLRAHGFVTRGTPLFAWTDDARAAALHEALAQRGVWTRLFAPSLAVPSASVRIGLPGTEAEWTRFAQQLQEAMRAIDATPTDQRA
- a CDS encoding adenosylcobinamide-GDP ribazoletransferase, translated to MNPLAELRYFFTALGYFTRVPVPRWVGYEPHYLNAAARYFPLVGVLIGGLSALVYLAALRVFPAGVAVLLSMAASLLVTGAFHEDGLADCVDAFGGAYTRDDALRIMHDSRIGAFGAIALVIALTMKWQTLAALPPLRAASLMIAAHGASRACAISYLATLDYVRAEGKAKPVAQRLSGPALLCAALFGLPWLLWPNGPGAPAWRFAALACAVLLVLRFAIGRYFVRRIGGYTGDCLGFAQQIFELSIYLVGLAWISS
- a CDS encoding cobalamin-binding protein, with product MIRFAVNPHPLLRFVATASLVIATLSAHAAISVTDDTGATVTLAAPAQRVISLAPHVTELLYAAGGGAKMVGAVSYSDYPPQAQQLPRVGDNKALDLERIVALKPDLIVVWRHGNAQRQLDRLRELHIPLFFSEPHRLDDIAVSLTKLGQLLGTPATADAAAAAYRADIANLRAQYSNRAPVSVFYQVWDRPLMTLNGEHMISDVIALCGGRNVFAGLQPLVPTVSTEAVLAANPEAIVTAAPGATRPDTALPQLDTWRAWPGLAAVANNNLFAIDGDLINRPAPRLAQGARQLCEDLELARSRRHHP